GCGGGACGCTGGATATCCTCGCGCTCGCCGTTGAACACCAGCCGCCCGGTCTCGTGCTGCACCACCGCCATCACTGCCGTCATGTCGGCACCCATCGAGCGCTGGCTGTGGAAGCTGACAGCGCTCAAGATGCCGAACTGCGCCACGCCGGTCGAAACAAGCGTGCCCGACGAGGTGTCGGTATAGGGCAGGATCTCGACGTCGAGCCCGGCCTCTTTGAACCAGCCTTTCGCCTGGGCGACGTAGAGCCCGACATGATTGGTGTTTGGCGTCCAGTCGAGCGCCACGGTGAGCTTTTCGGCAGCCATCGCGGGCACGGCGATGAGCAAGGCAAGCGCTGTGAGAAGATGTTTCATGATCAGTCTCCGGTTTGGGTGAGAAGGGTGTCGAGAAGTTGAGCTTCGAGCTGGATGGCCTCGGCCGAGGGCGCACGGCCGAGGCGCGGGCGCGGGCCGGGCACGGCAAACTCGGCGATGACCCGGGCCGGACGACGTGAGAACACGTAGATACGGTCAGACAACGCCACCGCTTCGCGCACATCATGGGTAACCAGCAGCGTGGTCCAGTGCGCTTGCTGCCAGCGGCTTTCCAGCCAGCCCTGCATCTCCGCCCGGGTCAGCGCATCAAGTGCGCCGAACGGCTCGTCGAGCAGTTGGATCGGCCGGTCCTGCACGATGGTGCGCAGAAGTGCTGCGCGCTGGCGCATGCCGCCCGAGAGTTGCGCCGGGTAATGCTGCTCGAAACCTTCGAGGCCGAAAGTGGCAAACAGCGGCAGCACTTTCGCTCGCGCCTCAGTGCGATCCATCCCCTGCACTTCCAGCCCGAGGATGACGTTGTCGATGATCCGCCGCCACGGCATCAGCGCATCGCGCTGCGGCATGAAGGCGAAGGCTTGAGGCTTTGCCGACAGCGGCGCGCCATTGACGTTGATGGTTCCGCGATCCGCGGACAACGCACCGGTGAGCAGTCGGAACAGGCTGGATTTGCCGCACCCGGATGGTCCAAGGATCGACACGAACTCGCCTTTGGCGACATGCAGCGAGATATCGTCGAGCACCGGCGTGCCGCCAAGTGCGAGGGAGACACTGGTGATTTCGAGCATAGTCATGGCGCAGCCCCCGCATGCCGCCAACTCAACACGAGGCGTTGCAGCAGCGCGGTGGCGCCAAACAGCACCAGCGTCAGCAATGAACTGATCACCACGGCGGCGAGCATCAGGTCGGGGCGAAAACTGTTCTTGGCGTTGAGAATGACGATGCCGAGGCCGGCGCGGGCACCGACATATTCAGCGAATATCGCCGCCACCACCGCATAGGTGATCGAGATCCGCAGACCGGAAAAGAAATAGGGCATCGCCGAGGGGAACCGGGCGCGGCGAAAGATGCTCCACCGCGAGGCGCCCATGGAGCCGAGCAGCGCCTCGATGTCAGGCTCGGTGGAGTCATAGCCATCGACCAGCCCCACCAGTATCGGGAAAAAGGTGACCAGCGCCACCAGCAGGATCTTGGGCGTCAACCCGAAGCCGAACCACAGCACCACCAGCGGCGCGATCGCCACC
This DNA window, taken from Hoeflea algicola, encodes the following:
- a CDS encoding ABC transporter permease; the encoded protein is MAARLVQGLPAILSVLAALAVWELYVRLSGISALVLPAPSRVAGQIVANRELLWANTVPTLQATLTGFAFSVSVAFLLSLLIDFTPKLRRALFPVFVISQTLPLVAIAPLVVLWFGFGLTPKILLVALVTFFPILVGLVDGYDSTEPDIEALLGSMGASRWSIFRRARFPSAMPYFFSGLRISITYAVVAAIFAEYVGARAGLGIVILNAKNSFRPDLMLAAVVISSLLTLVLFGATALLQRLVLSWRHAGAAP
- a CDS encoding ABC transporter ATP-binding protein — protein: MTMLEITSVSLALGGTPVLDDISLHVAKGEFVSILGPSGCGKSSLFRLLTGALSADRGTINVNGAPLSAKPQAFAFMPQRDALMPWRRIIDNVILGLEVQGMDRTEARAKVLPLFATFGLEGFEQHYPAQLSGGMRQRAALLRTIVQDRPIQLLDEPFGALDALTRAEMQGWLESRWQQAHWTTLLVTHDVREAVALSDRIYVFSRRPARVIAEFAVPGPRPRLGRAPSAEAIQLEAQLLDTLLTQTGD